From one Candidatus Nitrospira nitrosa genomic stretch:
- a CDS encoding aminoglycoside phosphotransferase family protein, protein MPLASPDPAVLADAIATKLQPGLGLKSLTPLAGDASNRRYFRATLMGGPPNSVIVMQLAEPEGFKQSEEAVSGTAHQIAELPFINIRSHLARVKVPVPTLYYYDQSVGLLYLEDFGDVTLADAVSCADQAQLESRYRQAIDVLVQMQVDATKADDRTCLAFHRGFDAPLLMWEFDHFLEYGVEVRNGSPLADVDAEAVRRVFKNIADQLASQPRIFTHRDYHSRNLMVDGTRLGVIDFQDALMGPASYDLASLVRDAYIQLDEVLVDELVEYYQDQMTDRGVSRIDRTAFRRLFDLTSIQRNLKAAGRFVYIDRVKGNPKFLADIPRVLSYVKQNLQKYPELEPLKRHLAPYVPELQ, encoded by the coding sequence GTGCCGTTAGCGTCTCCGGATCCTGCCGTCCTGGCCGATGCTATTGCGACAAAGTTGCAACCAGGTCTTGGCCTAAAGAGCCTCACACCGTTGGCTGGAGACGCCTCCAACCGACGGTATTTTCGTGCGACCCTGATGGGAGGACCCCCGAATTCTGTCATCGTGATGCAGCTTGCTGAGCCGGAAGGGTTCAAACAGTCGGAGGAGGCGGTCAGTGGGACGGCACATCAGATTGCGGAATTGCCGTTTATCAATATCCGGTCTCATCTGGCCAGGGTGAAAGTCCCCGTGCCGACACTCTACTACTATGATCAGTCGGTAGGACTCCTGTATCTGGAAGATTTTGGCGATGTGACCTTAGCAGATGCCGTGAGTTGTGCCGATCAGGCTCAGTTGGAGTCGCGTTACAGGCAGGCTATTGACGTGCTCGTACAGATGCAGGTTGACGCCACCAAGGCGGATGATCGCACCTGCCTTGCGTTTCATCGAGGGTTTGACGCTCCGTTGCTGATGTGGGAGTTTGATCATTTTCTGGAGTATGGAGTCGAGGTACGGAACGGCAGCCCGTTAGCCGATGTCGATGCGGAGGCCGTTCGGCGAGTGTTCAAGAATATTGCCGATCAGTTGGCCAGTCAACCGCGGATCTTTACGCATCGTGATTACCATTCTCGTAATTTGATGGTCGATGGCACACGACTTGGTGTGATCGATTTTCAAGATGCGTTAATGGGGCCGGCTAGTTATGACTTGGCGTCACTCGTGCGGGATGCCTACATCCAGCTAGACGAAGTGCTGGTCGATGAGTTGGTGGAGTACTACCAGGACCAAATGACAGACCGTGGTGTCAGCCGAATTGATCGGACGGCCTTCCGACGACTGTTTGATCTCACGAGTATTCAACGAAACCTGAAGGCAGCCGGTCGGTTTGTTTACATCGATCGCGTCAAGGGCAATCCAAAGTTTTTAGCGGATATTCCTCGTGTGCTGAGTTACGTCAAACAAAATCTTCAAAAGTATCCGGAGCTCGAGCCACTGAAACGACACCTCGCCCCCTATGTGCCGGAATTGCAATAG
- a CDS encoding VanZ family protein, protein MKGFLRLWGPVCAYAGIIFYMSSQSHPEEQVPFVIHFSDKALHALEYTVLGALCYRAFHATPRERWRRQAMLLAIVFTSLYGISDEVHQVFVPFRESSWLDWVADTIGGAIGAGVMSRILSLRPMNSVPEASP, encoded by the coding sequence ATGAAGGGGTTCCTGCGTTTATGGGGGCCGGTTTGTGCTTATGCTGGGATCATTTTCTACATGTCGTCGCAGTCGCACCCTGAAGAGCAGGTGCCGTTCGTCATTCATTTCAGTGATAAAGCCTTACATGCCCTCGAATACACGGTGTTGGGTGCGTTATGTTACCGGGCTTTTCACGCGACCCCGCGTGAAAGGTGGCGACGGCAGGCGATGCTGTTGGCCATCGTCTTCACGTCGCTGTACGGAATCAGTGACGAAGTCCACCAAGTCTTTGTTCCATTTCGAGAGTCCAGTTGGCTCGATTGGGTAGCCGATACAATCGGTGGAGCCATTGGTGCAGGTGTCATGTCCAGGATCTTGAGTCTGAGACCGATGAATTCCGTTCCAGAAGCCTCTCCCTAA
- a CDS encoding glycoside hydrolase family 57 protein: MKQAHICFFWHMHQPYYTDPVTASASMPWVRLHATKAYYDMAYLLRQFPEVRATFNFTPSLLLQLQEIGTGTVLDLFLEHAQRPAADLTLEEKAFVVRHFFSANWATMVRPYPRYHELLVKRGLEVNDQDLPRIARHFSTQELLDLQMWHNLAWFGYGTIKQYPRLADLRQKNRGFTEEEKQEVLALQRTVVQEIVPMYRQLMEQGQIELTTTPFFHPILPLVIDTDMTRRARPDLPLPARFRAYEDAEAQLRDAVLFHQHTFGQPPSGLWPSEGSVCPEMLPLVHQVGLHWLATDEGILARSLAMGGLPWHRSSDLYQPYHIGEAEQSLSILFRDREISDAFGFIYHKTTPEAAADDVTRRLRGVIRDSSQERLIIAIVLDGENPWEHYHDGGERFLSLLYGGFANRALDQTGQLTVQSSMISTALASVPPTQHLSALHSGSWINSDYKIWIGHQEDNGGWDLLGHTRTQLLNRAPSLPPDRAQAAWRELYAAEGSDWFWWYGDDFDTDFKPEFDRLFRTHLRNVWTHMGLPPPDQLNQAICAKAMPCDSEMVQQPVGLLTPIIDGMVTNFFEWRGAGTISTQPPLGAMWKADGIFTAIRFGWNLNQFVMRFDFDETNLKKEGLDVDVVLQGPQSKYRLTFPLSLSGQGEFQLSRQTTTDVWQTVGSRQSIHAQTVLELAVPWKDLDLETGHAMQLSVAVQEHGLEVARYPSQRPAALTVPGPEFEAGMWRV; encoded by the coding sequence ATGAAGCAGGCCCACATCTGTTTTTTCTGGCATATGCACCAGCCCTATTACACGGACCCGGTGACTGCATCGGCCAGTATGCCGTGGGTCCGCCTCCATGCAACCAAGGCCTACTATGATATGGCCTATTTACTCCGACAATTTCCAGAGGTACGCGCAACATTCAACTTTACCCCATCGCTGCTCCTCCAGTTACAGGAGATCGGAACCGGAACGGTGCTCGATCTTTTTCTCGAGCACGCCCAACGACCAGCGGCAGATCTCACGCTGGAAGAAAAGGCTTTTGTGGTTCGGCATTTCTTCTCCGCCAATTGGGCAACCATGGTTCGGCCCTATCCACGGTACCATGAGCTGCTCGTCAAACGAGGGTTGGAGGTCAATGATCAGGATCTTCCTCGGATTGCCCGTCACTTTTCAACACAAGAACTCCTCGATCTTCAAATGTGGCACAACCTAGCCTGGTTCGGATACGGCACCATCAAACAGTATCCTCGCCTGGCCGACCTGCGCCAGAAAAATCGCGGCTTTACCGAGGAGGAAAAACAGGAGGTGCTGGCACTGCAGCGCACCGTCGTCCAAGAGATTGTTCCCATGTACCGGCAGCTCATGGAACAGGGACAAATCGAGCTCACCACGACTCCCTTCTTCCACCCGATTCTACCCTTGGTGATCGACACGGACATGACCCGTCGCGCCAGACCCGACCTCCCCTTGCCGGCCCGATTCCGGGCGTATGAGGATGCAGAGGCGCAACTCCGAGACGCCGTCCTCTTTCATCAACACACGTTCGGCCAACCTCCGTCCGGCTTGTGGCCGTCAGAAGGATCTGTCTGCCCCGAGATGCTTCCGCTGGTCCATCAAGTAGGCCTCCACTGGTTAGCCACCGACGAAGGTATTCTGGCTAGATCCCTCGCCATGGGCGGTCTGCCATGGCACCGATCATCCGACTTGTATCAACCGTACCACATCGGTGAGGCCGAGCAGTCTCTGTCCATTCTGTTCCGCGACCGAGAGATCTCCGATGCCTTTGGATTCATCTATCACAAGACAACGCCGGAAGCGGCTGCCGACGACGTCACGCGACGATTGCGAGGAGTCATCCGCGATAGCTCTCAAGAACGACTCATCATTGCCATTGTGTTAGACGGCGAAAACCCGTGGGAACATTACCACGATGGAGGAGAACGATTCCTTTCGCTCCTCTATGGAGGCTTCGCGAATCGTGCATTGGATCAGACCGGACAACTGACGGTCCAGTCTTCAATGATCTCCACCGCGCTGGCCTCGGTACCACCCACACAGCACCTATCCGCACTGCATTCCGGTTCCTGGATCAATTCCGACTACAAAATTTGGATCGGGCACCAAGAAGACAATGGCGGGTGGGACCTGCTGGGACACACTCGCACGCAACTGCTAAATCGTGCGCCGAGTCTTCCGCCGGATCGTGCTCAAGCCGCATGGCGTGAGCTGTACGCTGCGGAGGGTAGTGACTGGTTCTGGTGGTATGGTGACGATTTCGACACCGATTTCAAGCCAGAATTCGATCGCCTCTTCAGAACGCATCTCCGTAATGTCTGGACACACATGGGCCTACCGCCTCCAGACCAACTCAACCAGGCGATCTGCGCGAAAGCGATGCCATGTGATTCCGAGATGGTTCAACAGCCTGTCGGGCTCCTCACGCCCATCATCGACGGCATGGTCACCAACTTCTTCGAATGGCGGGGAGCGGGCACCATCAGCACTCAGCCGCCACTCGGAGCCATGTGGAAGGCAGATGGGATCTTCACAGCCATCCGTTTCGGCTGGAACCTTAATCAGTTTGTCATGCGATTCGACTTCGATGAGACCAATCTCAAGAAAGAAGGTCTCGACGTCGATGTCGTGTTACAGGGCCCACAATCCAAGTATCGGCTCACGTTTCCCCTCTCCTTGTCAGGCCAAGGAGAATTTCAACTGTCTCGCCAAACGACCACGGATGTCTGGCAAACCGTCGGCTCCCGTCAGTCGATTCACGCACAGACCGTCTTGGAGTTGGCAGTCCCCTGGAAGGACCTCGATCTGGAAACAGGACACGCGATGCAGCTTTCAGTCGCTGTGCAAGAACATGGCCTCGAAGTGGCCCGTTACCCCAGCCAGCGTCCCGCCGCGCTCACCGTACCGGGACCAGAATTTGAGGCAGGAATGTGGAGAGTATGA
- the galT gene encoding galactose-1-phosphate uridylyltransferase encodes MPDLRRDPIVGRWVIISTERSGRPHDFISPQPARASSASLCPFCPGQERLTPKEIMAYRPQPSAPNSPNWTVRVVPNKFPALQVEGEMGREGIGLYDRMNGIGAHEVIIETPTHVEGLAEMPTKRLEDMLWAYRDRMLDLRKDLRFRYILIFKNHGSSAGATLEHSHSQLIALPIVPTSVQEELDGCHQHYQQKERCIYCDILRQDLSDGDRVVAENPEFLCVTPFAPRFPFEMWILPKRHAAYFEESQKSQFEFLAPILSESLRRMDKVLARPHYNFILHSSPLHEKTGDYYHWHLEIIPKLTQVAGFEWGTGFYINPVSPEESAKFLREAGI; translated from the coding sequence ATGCCCGATCTACGACGTGATCCCATAGTCGGTCGCTGGGTCATTATTTCAACGGAACGCAGCGGCCGCCCCCATGACTTCATCTCCCCTCAACCGGCTCGCGCAAGTTCCGCATCTCTCTGCCCGTTTTGTCCCGGACAAGAGCGCCTGACCCCGAAAGAAATCATGGCCTATCGGCCGCAACCATCGGCTCCCAACTCTCCGAACTGGACCGTACGGGTCGTCCCGAACAAGTTTCCCGCACTCCAGGTGGAAGGCGAGATGGGGCGCGAAGGCATCGGTCTCTATGACCGGATGAATGGAATCGGCGCACATGAAGTCATCATTGAAACCCCGACCCATGTCGAAGGCCTCGCGGAGATGCCGACGAAGCGACTTGAGGACATGCTGTGGGCCTATCGCGACCGGATGCTGGATCTCCGTAAGGATCTGCGGTTCCGCTATATTTTGATTTTCAAGAACCATGGATCCTCCGCCGGAGCGACCTTGGAGCACAGCCACTCCCAACTGATTGCTCTCCCGATCGTCCCGACCAGCGTACAGGAGGAGCTTGATGGATGCCATCAGCATTACCAGCAAAAAGAACGGTGCATCTATTGCGATATCCTTCGGCAAGACCTGTCTGATGGAGATCGCGTCGTGGCGGAAAACCCAGAATTCCTCTGCGTGACTCCCTTCGCGCCACGTTTTCCGTTCGAGATGTGGATACTTCCCAAGCGTCATGCGGCCTACTTCGAGGAGAGTCAGAAGTCTCAATTCGAGTTTCTTGCTCCGATCCTTTCGGAATCGTTGCGCCGCATGGACAAAGTGCTGGCACGTCCACACTACAATTTCATCCTACACAGTTCTCCCCTGCACGAAAAAACAGGGGATTACTATCACTGGCACCTCGAGATTATTCCCAAACTCACACAGGTTGCCGGCTTCGAATGGGGGACAGGATTTTACATCAATCCCGTATCGCCGGAGGAGTCGGCCAAGTTCCTCCGTGAAGCGGGGATCTAA
- a CDS encoding CCA tRNA nucleotidyltransferase, with protein MPTRFRLRDPALAGVLRRIEESVRRIGGRTWVVGGTVRDLVLGQQPHDLDLEVTGVPPGQLHTLLSEQFSVQFVGKAFAIFKLQGFPIDISIPSRPHTTEATSIPGLLRQADPDMPIDEALARRDFTINAMAWDPDTRELRDPFNGREDLASGRLRHASHQFIEDPLRVLRGMHLASRFELSVAPETIALCRTLSQDGHPRERLWEEWKKFLLLSRKPSIGLHFLDQCGWLRFYPELAALQGCPQDPRWHPEGDVWIHTLHCLDWFATERTGHERDDLIVGLGILCHDFGKPTTTKDDGEHITSRGHESEGMGPTKDFLERLTNQQDVIDDVIPLVQCHLRPRALFDVQASDSAIRRLARQVTRIDRLVRVARADHAGRPPKLFDGFPAGDWLLTRATALAVDRQVPLPLVMGRHLLELGVQPGPDMGRLLDDCFEAQLDGEFFTVEEGLAYAKSKLSALC; from the coding sequence GTGCCAACCCGCTTCCGCCTGAGGGATCCCGCACTTGCAGGAGTCCTTCGCCGCATTGAAGAAAGCGTCCGTCGGATCGGCGGCAGAACCTGGGTAGTAGGTGGCACGGTTCGCGACCTTGTACTTGGGCAACAGCCCCATGATTTGGATCTCGAAGTCACCGGTGTACCGCCGGGACAGCTTCATACCTTGCTGTCTGAACAGTTCTCCGTCCAATTTGTAGGAAAGGCCTTTGCCATATTCAAACTCCAGGGGTTTCCCATCGACATCTCTATTCCCTCCCGTCCCCACACCACCGAGGCCACATCGATTCCTGGTCTTCTACGACAAGCCGATCCGGACATGCCGATCGACGAGGCACTTGCGCGACGTGACTTTACGATCAACGCCATGGCCTGGGATCCTGATACGAGGGAGCTACGGGATCCCTTCAATGGTCGAGAGGACCTCGCGAGTGGTCGGTTGCGCCACGCCTCACATCAGTTCATCGAGGATCCATTGCGAGTGCTCCGGGGTATGCACCTCGCGTCCCGCTTCGAGCTGAGCGTGGCACCAGAAACCATCGCCCTCTGCCGAACACTGTCGCAGGACGGGCATCCGCGTGAGCGGCTCTGGGAAGAATGGAAGAAGTTTCTCCTGCTGAGTCGAAAACCCTCCATTGGGCTACACTTTTTAGACCAATGCGGCTGGCTCCGCTTCTATCCCGAACTTGCCGCGCTTCAGGGCTGCCCTCAGGATCCTCGTTGGCACCCTGAAGGTGATGTCTGGATTCATACCCTCCACTGCTTGGACTGGTTTGCAACAGAGCGCACAGGCCATGAACGCGACGATCTGATCGTGGGATTGGGGATCCTCTGCCATGACTTCGGGAAACCGACGACGACCAAGGACGACGGCGAGCACATCACATCTCGAGGACATGAATCGGAAGGAATGGGACCAACGAAAGACTTTCTAGAACGGCTGACCAACCAACAAGATGTGATTGATGACGTCATCCCCCTCGTACAGTGTCACCTCCGTCCCCGTGCACTCTTCGATGTTCAGGCATCGGACAGTGCGATCCGGCGTCTCGCCCGACAGGTTACTCGTATCGATCGTTTGGTCCGTGTTGCTCGGGCCGATCATGCAGGCCGTCCGCCGAAGCTGTTTGATGGGTTCCCTGCCGGAGACTGGCTCCTGACCCGTGCCACCGCGCTGGCAGTGGATCGGCAGGTCCCGCTCCCTCTCGTGATGGGCCGACATCTGTTAGAACTCGGCGTTCAGCCTGGACCGGATATGGGCCGATTACTGGATGACTGCTTTGAAGCTCAGTTAGACGGAGAGTTTTTCACCGTGGAAGAAGGGCTGGCATACGCCAAGAGCAAACTGTCGGCTCTATGCTAA
- a CDS encoding MoaD/ThiS family protein, translated as MQVQLSHPSRSISVKGPKRAKDLLRELNLVVEAHLVIRGDELVTEDEMLFDQDQIEIRPVISGG; from the coding sequence ATGCAAGTCCAACTGAGTCATCCTTCACGATCAATTAGCGTCAAAGGTCCAAAACGAGCCAAGGATCTCCTGCGAGAGTTAAACCTCGTCGTCGAAGCGCACCTCGTTATTCGAGGAGATGAATTGGTGACCGAGGATGAGATGCTCTTCGATCAGGACCAGATTGAAATCCGACCGGTGATTTCAGGCGGATAG
- a CDS encoding fibronectin type III domain-containing protein, whose product MARPMTRSYQMLHLAILLFALTACPSENPSLGSQFSSDSGTALLSWDASAGADIAGYKIYLATASGTYGTPIATTSTDITTYTVTGLATGTTYFFVVSAFNLDGAESTFSNEVSKVIP is encoded by the coding sequence ATGGCTAGACCAATGACTCGTTCCTATCAGATGTTGCACCTCGCTATCCTGTTATTCGCTCTGACGGCCTGTCCATCGGAGAACCCGTCCCTCGGTTCCCAATTTTCCTCAGATAGTGGCACCGCCTTGCTTTCTTGGGACGCAAGCGCTGGAGCTGATATCGCTGGATACAAGATCTATCTGGCGACAGCCTCGGGCACCTATGGGACGCCAATTGCAACGACGTCCACGGATATCACCACGTACACCGTCACCGGGCTGGCAACAGGCACCACCTATTTCTTCGTTGTTTCCGCGTTTAATCTGGATGGAGCTGAAAGTACATTCTCAAACGAAGTCAGCAAGGTTATCCCTTAA
- a CDS encoding ATP-binding protein: protein MLEGERKQVTVLFVDVAGFTSMSERLDPEDVHTIMQYAFKLMLEEVHHFEGTVSQFLGDGIMALFGAPMAHEDHAQRAVRAALGIRKALEAYQEDLQQQRNLSFQVRQGLNTGLVVVGSIGTDLRTDYTAMGDTTNISARLQQAADRGQILVSEATHRVVKGYFQTRILGGLTLKGKTEPVVAWEILGVREGRTRMEVAAEDGFTPYVGRERELQTLFDCFEKARGGQGQVAFIVGEPGIGKSRLLYEFHRKLSGDATWLEGQCMSFGQSMAMHPIIDMMKRTFGIEGEDNEGTIADKIELGVLKVGEHLRPVIPYLRHLLSIEPGDPAVLTMDPQQRRGETFDALRQFFVGTSTIQPLIRVHEDCHWMDMATEDYLSLMATIVPTNRILDIFTYRTGYSHPFGERTYHNNIRLTPLSAEDSMHIAESVLSVEHLPQNLHRLVTSRAEGNPFFLEEIIKSLQETGAIRRSGERYVLAKRITEIFVPSTIQDVIMARIDRLDEAPKKILQLASVIGREFSTRLLDRITDIQDRRASPLQELKAVGLIYEKRLSSEQAYIFKHALTHDVAYGSLLIQRRKELHRIIALAIETLYADRLTEQYEVLAHHFTRAEDWSHALGYLLRSAEKALKSFANREAVVLYDKALDVTSRLEGTADVKVLMSIRETKANAYFALSDFSNSHAESECLLALARHMGDKVKEGAALASMAFSSFWAHDFDKALEESRQALDVATQVDAAPVIAASRFTNGYIYATTERLEAARIEWTEALRIGRATAAHVPESLSLGCLALQRNWAGEYVEAAQQVEEAVHIAHEHRLVMPILWTVWISGLVCIGKGKYDAALMKLEQHLAFSEKVGAEVISLRVLNTLGWLWIEFDNHTRALDMNKRSADGARKRGDPETFANANINLADILLAKGKLPEAQEVTEETYKMVKHPATSDWMRWRYSTHLFSTMGDLSLICGNPAKAWEWANQCLEIATRTNSTKNLAKGWRLRGEIALAERRWDDSLHALQQALTFAQTTGNPTQIWKTHVALGRLNEARRRPDAAYSAYVEARKVLDDINICLHDERLRTSFDTSPLIQQVYKLSAPR from the coding sequence GTGCTGGAGGGTGAACGTAAGCAAGTCACCGTCCTCTTCGTCGACGTCGCCGGCTTCACCTCAATGTCCGAGCGGCTTGACCCCGAAGACGTCCATACCATTATGCAGTATGCCTTTAAGCTGATGCTGGAGGAAGTTCATCACTTCGAAGGTACGGTCAGCCAGTTCCTAGGCGACGGAATTATGGCTCTCTTCGGGGCACCCATGGCTCATGAGGATCATGCTCAACGCGCAGTCCGCGCAGCGCTGGGAATACGCAAAGCTCTTGAAGCCTATCAAGAAGATCTTCAGCAGCAACGGAATCTCAGCTTCCAGGTCCGTCAAGGCCTGAATACCGGTCTTGTTGTCGTAGGCTCCATCGGTACAGACCTTCGTACGGATTATACTGCGATGGGCGACACCACCAACATTTCGGCACGACTACAACAGGCCGCAGACCGTGGACAGATCCTCGTATCAGAAGCCACCCACCGAGTTGTCAAAGGGTACTTTCAGACTCGCATACTCGGTGGTCTTACTCTGAAGGGAAAGACGGAACCCGTAGTAGCCTGGGAAATCCTGGGAGTGCGCGAAGGCCGCACGAGAATGGAAGTCGCGGCCGAGGACGGGTTTACGCCTTATGTCGGACGCGAGCGCGAACTGCAGACGCTCTTCGACTGCTTCGAGAAGGCACGGGGCGGACAGGGGCAAGTTGCATTCATCGTCGGCGAGCCGGGTATTGGAAAGTCCAGGCTCCTGTACGAGTTCCATCGGAAGCTAAGCGGCGATGCGACTTGGCTTGAGGGGCAATGCATGTCATTTGGTCAATCAATGGCGATGCATCCCATCATCGACATGATGAAGCGGACCTTCGGAATCGAGGGTGAGGATAACGAGGGCACAATCGCCGACAAAATCGAGCTCGGCGTTCTGAAGGTTGGAGAACACTTACGCCCTGTCATCCCTTACCTTCGGCATCTTTTATCAATTGAGCCTGGTGACCCCGCCGTTCTCACCATGGATCCTCAGCAACGGCGCGGCGAAACATTCGATGCCTTGCGCCAGTTTTTCGTAGGTACCTCAACTATCCAACCCCTCATACGGGTGCACGAAGATTGTCATTGGATGGATATGGCAACCGAAGATTATTTATCCCTGATGGCCACTATCGTGCCCACTAATCGGATTCTTGATATCTTCACGTACCGGACCGGTTATTCACATCCTTTCGGGGAGCGCACCTACCACAACAACATCAGGCTCACACCGCTATCTGCAGAGGACAGCATGCACATCGCGGAATCCGTACTATCTGTGGAGCACTTGCCACAAAACTTGCACAGGCTGGTCACCTCAAGGGCGGAAGGGAATCCCTTCTTCCTGGAAGAGATCATAAAATCTCTCCAGGAGACTGGAGCCATACGAAGATCCGGTGAACGATACGTCCTGGCCAAGCGGATCACGGAAATCTTCGTTCCTAGCACCATCCAAGACGTCATCATGGCCAGAATCGACCGCCTCGACGAGGCACCCAAAAAAATCCTTCAACTTGCCTCCGTCATCGGCCGAGAATTCAGCACCCGGCTCCTTGACCGCATCACCGACATCCAAGATCGTCGCGCAAGTCCTTTACAAGAACTAAAGGCGGTGGGACTCATCTACGAAAAACGACTTTCCTCCGAACAGGCTTACATCTTCAAGCATGCTCTCACCCATGACGTCGCATACGGTTCCTTGCTCATTCAGCGGCGTAAGGAATTGCACCGGATCATCGCGCTCGCCATCGAGACACTCTATGCAGATCGGCTCACCGAACAATATGAGGTTCTCGCGCATCATTTCACCCGTGCGGAGGACTGGTCACATGCTCTCGGTTACTTGCTCAGAAGCGCCGAGAAGGCGCTGAAATCGTTCGCCAACCGAGAAGCCGTTGTCCTCTATGACAAAGCCCTCGACGTCACTAGTCGGCTCGAGGGGACCGCGGACGTCAAGGTCCTCATGTCAATCCGGGAGACCAAAGCGAATGCCTATTTCGCTCTCAGCGATTTTTCAAACTCGCATGCCGAAAGCGAGTGCCTGCTCGCCCTCGCCAGGCACATGGGAGACAAAGTGAAAGAAGGCGCTGCCCTGGCCAGCATGGCATTTTCGTCATTCTGGGCACATGACTTCGACAAGGCGCTCGAAGAATCCAGACAGGCACTCGATGTCGCCACCCAAGTCGATGCTGCACCGGTCATCGCAGCTAGCCGTTTTACAAATGGGTACATCTACGCCACAACCGAGCGGCTCGAGGCAGCTCGAATCGAGTGGACTGAGGCGTTGCGCATCGGCCGCGCGACGGCCGCGCACGTTCCGGAATCACTCTCCCTCGGTTGCCTTGCGCTTCAACGGAACTGGGCAGGGGAATACGTGGAAGCAGCCCAGCAAGTAGAGGAGGCAGTCCACATTGCGCACGAGCATCGTTTGGTGATGCCTATACTATGGACCGTGTGGATCTCCGGCCTTGTTTGCATCGGCAAAGGAAAATACGATGCAGCGCTGATGAAGTTGGAGCAACATCTGGCCTTCTCTGAGAAAGTCGGTGCTGAAGTGATAAGCCTTCGTGTCCTCAACACGTTGGGATGGCTCTGGATTGAATTTGACAACCATACGCGCGCACTGGACATGAACAAGCGGAGTGCGGACGGCGCACGTAAGCGCGGCGATCCTGAGACCTTTGCCAATGCCAACATCAACCTCGCTGATATATTATTGGCTAAAGGAAAACTCCCTGAGGCTCAGGAAGTCACAGAGGAAACCTATAAAATGGTGAAGCATCCTGCCACCAGCGACTGGATGCGCTGGCGATACTCGACGCACCTGTTCTCGACCATGGGGGATCTGAGCCTTATCTGCGGCAATCCCGCCAAGGCGTGGGAGTGGGCCAATCAGTGTCTGGAAATCGCTACACGCACTAACTCAACAAAGAATCTTGCCAAGGGCTGGCGGCTGCGTGGCGAAATCGCGCTGGCCGAACGCCGGTGGGATGATAGCCTGCATGCCTTGCAGCAAGCCTTGACCTTTGCACAAACAACGGGAAATCCGACTCAAATTTGGAAAACTCACGTCGCGCTCGGCCGACTGAACGAAGCGCGCCGTCGGCCAGACGCTGCATACAGTGCCTATGTGGAAGCCCGCAAGGTCCTTGATGATATCAACATTTGCCTGCACGACGAACGCCTACGCACCAGTTTTGACACCTCACCATTGATCCAACAGGTTTACAAACTGAGCGCTCCCCGCTGA
- a CDS encoding IS630 family transposase — translation MKKRLGYHERDPLQRKRFLRLRERFLRRGKQPVYIDECGFAPSTARRYGYAPKGQRVDGLVSGHRRPRTSLIAARMDGRLEEPYLFDGTCDTAVFNAWLKTRLCPRLNAQHLVIMDNAAFHASPETARLIAQTGATLLFLAPYSPDLNPIEHDFAALKKRREYQEQATLDDIVKAYH, via the coding sequence ATAAAAAAAAGACTGGGGTACCATGAGCGCGACCCGCTTCAACGAAAACGGTTCCTCCGTCTGCGCGAGCGGTTCCTGCGCCGCGGCAAACAACCCGTCTACATCGATGAATGTGGGTTTGCTCCGTCGACGGCGCGGCGCTATGGGTATGCACCGAAAGGCCAGCGCGTGGACGGCTTGGTCTCCGGGCACCGACGGCCACGCACCTCGTTGATTGCTGCGCGTATGGACGGGCGACTCGAAGAACCGTACCTGTTCGATGGGACCTGCGATACGGCGGTCTTCAATGCCTGGCTCAAGACGAGGTTGTGTCCGCGTCTGAATGCTCAGCACCTCGTGATCATGGACAACGCCGCGTTTCATGCCTCGCCGGAAACGGCGCGGCTCATCGCGCAAACAGGCGCGACCCTGCTGTTCCTCGCGCCGTATTCTCCAGACCTGAACCCTATCGAACATGATTTCGCCGCCCTCAAGAAGCGCCGGGAGTATCAGGAGCAGGCCACCCTCGACGACATTGTGAAAGCCTATCACTGA
- a CDS encoding IS630 transposase-related protein — MRCSSDLRQRVVEFVRSGGSKAEAARRYQVGEASVYRWLKPGGVTYKRPGPQRPHKLDWDALRRHVEEHPDRTHAERARHFQVSRYCIWNALRKLAVTHKKKTGVP, encoded by the coding sequence ATGAGATGCTCCTCAGATTTGCGCCAACGGGTGGTAGAGTTTGTTCGAAGTGGTGGCAGCAAGGCCGAAGCGGCTCGGCGGTATCAGGTGGGTGAGGCGAGCGTGTACCGCTGGCTGAAGCCTGGCGGCGTGACCTACAAGCGCCCCGGTCCACAGCGGCCCCACAAGCTGGATTGGGACGCGTTGCGCCGTCATGTAGAGGAACACCCTGACCGGACGCACGCAGAACGGGCTCGGCATTTCCAGGTTTCCCGATATTGTATTTGGAACGCACTGCGCAAACTGGCGGTGACCCATAAAAAAAAGACTGGGGTACCATGA